Part of the Brevibacillus brevis genome is shown below.
GCTCCGCCCGTGGAAGCTTCCTGCGTCAATTTTACGCCAAGGCTCTTTTCCAGCTCAGCCGTCGACATCACCACAGTCTCCTCGTAGCGTGGCGACTGGATGTCCCACGGACTTGGCACGCTTTTCAGATAGGGAATCGGCTTTTCCCAGTACTCGCCCGAGTTTTCCGTGAATCCATTGCTGGTCGAAAAGAACGTGGCGTCAATCGGCTTCCCTTCATACGTCAGAACGACGCCTGCGGTCGCCCGCACAGCCTCCAGTATCCTCTGGTTTTTCCACTCGTACTGGTCTTTCCACCGTTCGCGGCGCTGGCTGTCGTCGATATAGACCTGATGCTGCACCGTGTCCAGTACCTGGGCACCCTTCGGCACGTCGTCCAGCTTGCCCTCGGAAAGCCGGCGCACGATGTATGTTCGGGCAGCCATCGCCTGTGCCTTCAATGCCTCCAGTTCAAACTCGGCAGGCATTTCGGCCGCGACCACGCCGGCGATGTAGGTCTCCAGCGGGAGCGTCTCGACCACCTTTTTTTCCGTCCGGTATACCTTCACGTTGAGCGGCGGCTGTGACGAGGGGGTCGGGTCCGGGGCAGATACGGCCACATCCGCGGTTCCTCCTTTGGGCACAGCGGGACCGTACCAAGAGACCAGCGCCGCAGGCAGCGCGACGAGCAAGATCGGCAAAGCGATAAACCACAAGACCAGGTAACGTTTCATGCGACTGATCCTCCTCGCGTAAAGTAGCTAGACATTGTTATATCTATGTCTTGTCCCGAAGCGCTAGAACGCGAGAATGAGAGAGAAGCGAGAATGTTAAAAAGACCCTCTGTTTTCACAGAGAGCCTTTCATTTTGTCATCTGGTTGACATGTTTCTCAAGCAAAATTAGGAGAGAAGCTGACCTTTACCGTTTCCGGAACAGAAGCTTCACGAGTCTTCGGCTTTTCCTTCGTGACCCGCTCGACATCCGCTCCCAGCGCTTGCAGCTTTTCCGTAAAGTTCACATAACCGCGGTCGATGTGATGGAGCGCGGACACCTCCGTCTCGCCTTCCGAGACGAGACCTGCCAGCACGAGCGCTGCTCCCGCACGCAAATCCGTTGCGGCGACTTTGCTTCCGGTCAGCTTGGAGCCGCCCTCGACGATCGCACTGCGTCCCTCGATTTTGATGTTGGCATTCATGCGGCGGAATTCTTCCACGTGCATGAAGCGATTTTCAAAAACCGTTTCGGTGACGATGCTGGTCCCTTCCGACACGAGCAAGAGCGCCATCATTTGCGACTGCATGTCCGTCGGGAAGCCTGGATACGGCAATGTCTTGAGATCCACGGCTTTCAGCGGACCCGTGCGACGGACGCGAATGCCGTTTTCCTGCTCGTCCACTTCTACGCCCATCTCCCGCAATTTGGCGGTGACGGATTTGAGGTGATCGCAAATCGCGCCTTCCACGAAGACATCCCCGCCCGTAATCGCAGCCGCAACCATAAAGGTCCCCGCTTCGATCCGGTCCGGAATGACGCAATGGGTGCACCCCTTCATCTTGTCTACCCCTTCAATGCGAATCGAGCCCGTACCGGCACCCCGGATTTTCGCACCCATCCGATTGAGGAAGTTGGCCAAATCTACGATTTCCGGCTCTTCCGCCGCGTTTTCAATCACGGTGGTCCCTTCTGCCAACGCAGCTGCCATCATGATATTCTCCGTAGCCCCTACACTTGCGATATCAAGATAAATTTTCGCGCCTTTCAAGCGACCCTCGACACTCGCCTCGATGAAGCCTTGTCCGATCTCGATTTTGGCTCCCATCGCCTCGAACCCTTTCAGGTGCTGATCGATCGGCCTTGTACCAATGGCACAACCGCCTGGAAGAGCGACTCTGGCACGTCCTTGTCTTGCCAAGAGCGGCCCCATTACCAAAAAGGATGCGCGCATTTTGCGGACGAGTTCGTAGGATGCTTCCACGCTGGTCAGCTTGGCAGCATTTACAGTCAACACTTCATGATCATATGTAAGGGAGATTCCCATCGATTTCAAGAGGTCGCAGATTGTCCTGACATCGTCGAGAGCCGGCACATCCGAGATGACGCATGTCCCTTCTTCGGCCAGGATAGATGCTGCAATAATAGGGAGCACGGCATTTTTGGCGCCGGAGACTTTTACATTCCCCGACAATGCCTTACCACCGCGGACAATAATTTTATCCAATGTGTACCCCTCCGCGTGCTAATATTCCACTGTGATGATTGGTGTGCCTACGGTGATCCACGTTCCTGCATCATCGCTGTCCCGATGGGTCGCCACCTGTAGATTCATCTTCTGTCCGTTTAACGCGATGAATGGTTCCCATGCGCGGGTATACCCGGAAATGCTGACAACCGTCTCATCCTGCAAACGTTCAATTTCTGTTGCGTGGAGGGAACGAAAAATCGACAAAATCTTACCCTCCTGTTGGTCAACACTCATCTTAACATTGTACATTCCGCGAATACAAGTGCTAATTTGCGGAATGAAGTCGGCTTTTTTCAGGGCATTCGCGAACGATTCCTGTAATTGTTCCATATATAGTAGAGATTGACGGCTTCCTTTGAGCTGCCACACTACATATGTGTCAAACGAACCATTTTTGGCAACGCCTGACACCTCGTAGCGGATCTGGACGCCGCCTTGCGTGGTTTCTGTCTGATATGCGAGCATCTGGTTTTTCCGCGAGATTTCGACATGGGTAAAAGGAATCTCTAGCTGTTTTGCCCACCCTTTGGCCAACTCTTCGACTTCCTCCGGGCTGCTGACGAGTCCTATCGAGGTACGTGCACGCACCTGCACTTCGGTAGCCGTGGCACCGGAGTCTTCCATTGCCTGGAGCAGCTGTGCGGCTGCCGGCTTTTCTTCTGCAGCCCCGGCAGGCATCAAATAGACTGCTCCCATGCACACGACAAGCGCCACTGCCAGCGCCAACCACCCTGACCTTTTCCCCATGATTGATCCCTCTTCCCGTTTCAACTCTCTTTGTACTTCTCATTTTGTACATGAAACTGGGTGGATATACCAATCAGTCAGGGGGAAGTTCGAGCTTTTAGGAAAACAGGTTGCCAAACGTGAGCGACCAGCCCAGATAATCCAGGAAAAACCGGGAAATCTCGTAGCCCACTACAATAGACAAAAAGATTTGGAGCAGCTTGGCCTGTGCTCCGTTCGGCCGTTTGAGGATCTTTTCGAAACGGAACGATTGAAGCGCCCACCAGCTGAGCCCGATGAACACGATGTTCAGCACAATGCTCAAAAAACCGTACACTTCTTGCGACACATTCTCTTCCTCCTCTGATTTTATTTCAGCAGCCGCGTGCGGCGTATACGCAACAGGTCTCGTTTCTTGTCATTTTCGTGACAAGCCGCTTCAGAGACGCAGTCTGCGCGGCAATTGCTGCTACGCCTCCCCTTTCTCTCCGAAGCACCAGTCCAGGATTCCCCCCGCTGGAACGTACCTTTGAACATACAAAAAGGACAGCCCCTGCATAGAGGCTATCCTACTATTGTACATGAAGTGCT
Proteins encoded:
- the spoIID gene encoding stage II sporulation protein D, giving the protein MKRYLVLWFIALPILLVALPAALVSWYGPAVPKGGTADVAVSAPDPTPSSQPPLNVKVYRTEKKVVETLPLETYIAGVVAAEMPAEFELEALKAQAMAARTYIVRRLSEGKLDDVPKGAQVLDTVQHQVYIDDSQRRERWKDQYEWKNQRILEAVRATAGVVLTYEGKPIDATFFSTSNGFTENSGEYWEKPIPYLKSVPSPWDIQSPRYEETVVMSTAELEKSLGVKLTQEASTGGAWYRIETKTTGNRVGKISIGGKEFTGREFREKLNLNSSSFTMEMRGSQVYITTKGYGHGVGMSQWGANGMAKSGKNAEQIVKYFYQGVSLQNFTKIMPV
- the murA gene encoding UDP-N-acetylglucosamine 1-carboxyvinyltransferase, with amino-acid sequence MDKIIVRGGKALSGNVKVSGAKNAVLPIIAASILAEEGTCVISDVPALDDVRTICDLLKSMGISLTYDHEVLTVNAAKLTSVEASYELVRKMRASFLVMGPLLARQGRARVALPGGCAIGTRPIDQHLKGFEAMGAKIEIGQGFIEASVEGRLKGAKIYLDIASVGATENIMMAAALAEGTTVIENAAEEPEIVDLANFLNRMGAKIRGAGTGSIRIEGVDKMKGCTHCVIPDRIEAGTFMVAAAITGGDVFVEGAICDHLKSVTAKLREMGVEVDEQENGIRVRRTGPLKAVDLKTLPYPGFPTDMQSQMMALLLVSEGTSIVTETVFENRFMHVEEFRRMNANIKIEGRSAIVEGGSKLTGSKVAATDLRAGAALVLAGLVSEGETEVSALHHIDRGYVNFTEKLQALGADVERVTKEKPKTREASVPETVKVSFSPNFA
- a CDS encoding YwmB family TATA-box binding protein, whose product is MKREEGSIMGKRSGWLALAVALVVCMGAVYLMPAGAAEEKPAAAQLLQAMEDSGATATEVQVRARTSIGLVSSPEEVEELAKGWAKQLEIPFTHVEISRKNQMLAYQTETTQGGVQIRYEVSGVAKNGSFDTYVVWQLKGSRQSLLYMEQLQESFANALKKADFIPQISTCIRGMYNVKMSVDQQEGKILSIFRSLHATEIERLQDETVVSISGYTRAWEPFIALNGQKMNLQVATHRDSDDAGTWITVGTPIITVEY
- a CDS encoding DUF1146 family protein, coding for MSQEVYGFLSIVLNIVFIGLSWWALQSFRFEKILKRPNGAQAKLLQIFLSIVVGYEISRFFLDYLGWSLTFGNLFS